The following coding sequences are from one Polyodon spathula isolate WHYD16114869_AA chromosome 7, ASM1765450v1, whole genome shotgun sequence window:
- the LOC121318765 gene encoding charged multivesicular body protein 1b encodes MSNMDKQLFNLKFAAKELSRNSKKCDKEEKAEKLKVKKAIQKGNMEVARIHAENAIRQKNQSINFLRMSARVDAVAARVQTAVTMNKVTKSMAGVVKSMDSTLKSMNLEKISALMDKFEQQFETLDVQTAHMEDTMSSTTTLTTPQNQVDTLMHELADEAGLDLNMELPQGQTGSVGTSVASAEQDELLRGSEARLRDQV; translated from the exons ATGTCGAATATGGACA AACAGTTGTTTAACCTGAAGTTTGCTGCAAAGGAGCTGTCTCGAAATTCCAAAAAATGCGACAAAGAAGAAAAGGCAGAAAAGCTGAAGGTTAAGAAG GCTATTCAGAAAGGAAACATGGAGGTTGCTAGGATACACGCAGAAAATGCCATCCGTCAAAAGAACCAGTCCATCAATTTCCTGCGTATGAGTGCACGAGTGGACGCGGTGGCAGCAAGGGTGCAGACAGCAGTGACCATGAACAAG GTAACCAAATCAATGGCAGGAGTTGTTAAGTCCATGGATTCCACACTGAAGAGCATGAACCTTGAAAAG ATCTCAGCCCTGATGGATAAGTTTGAGCAGCAGTTTGAAACGCTAGATGTACAGACTGCACACATGGAGGACACTATGAGCAGCACTACAACACTGACAACACCACAG AATCAAGTGGACACACTTATGCATGAGTTGGCAGATGAAGCCGG GTTGGACTTGAACATGGAACTTCCCCAGGGCCAGACTGGTTCAGTTGGTACTAGTGTAGCTTCAGCAGAACAG gatgaACTCTTGAGAGGGTCTGAGGCACGCCTGCGAGATCAGGTGTAA